A genomic region of Scyliorhinus canicula chromosome 4, sScyCan1.1, whole genome shotgun sequence contains the following coding sequences:
- the cenpl gene encoding centromere protein L, giving the protein MEHVTSAARAGIKQRGVCFANTGATPAVVRTGKRQTPFRQSSAIRKIPRTDLPVENAEQIAALLQKQWRLYHLTPLYRFSYTMLKKYSNELSVFIATEQKRGVAIEVGIELASKAKFSMLAGLRATENDPEAVSIQITAKTSVHQAVAEKVVWSGWMCCVDGDMGFLESLPVEFICLPLLFANGPETVTTMVGEWLQKTFDCYISAFPISSENLTWMAAMWANCFSDSVHRVMELEWSVPPVQLTISLSIHPEDAKALWDSIHEDEDEITIDEVELFMSCLHTHFYRHFGVQLAATQLVKVSTAVASAHCDGKLKLFNSKHIDHVLPFLTELAFHQIQYQPRLCKILD; this is encoded by the exons ATGGAGCACGTGACATCTGCTGCCAGGGCAGGAATTAAACAGCGGGGTGTGTGTTTTGCAAATACAGGTGCCACTCCAGCGGTTGTGAGGACGGGGAAGAGGCAAACACCATTTCGCCAGTCTTCAGCTATAAGGAAGATTCCTAGAACAGACTTGCCAGTA GAGAATGCAGAGCAGATTGCAGCGTTGTTGCAGAAACAATGGCGTCTGTATCACCTAACTCCTCTATATAGATTCTCCTACACCATGCTGAAAAAATACTCAAATGAACTGTCGGTCTTCATTGCTACTGAGCAGAAAAGGGGAGTAGCAATTGAAGTTGGAATCGAGCTTGCCAGTAAGGCCAAATTCTCGATGCTTGCAGGCCTCCGAGCTACTGAGAATGATCCAGAGGCTGTGTCAATACAG ATAACGGCAAAGACTTCAGTCCATCAGGCAGTTGCTGAAAAGGTAGTCTGGTCTGGGTGGATGTGCTGTGTTGATGGAGACATGGGCTTCCTGGAGTCTCTCCCAGTGGAATTCATCTGTTTACCCTTGCTTTTTGCCAATGGTCCTGAAACAGTTACAACCATGGTGGGAGAATGGTTGCAGAAAACATTTGACTGCTACATCAGTGCCTTCCCCATCAGTTCAGAGAACCTGACCTGGATGGCTGCCATGTGGGCCAATTGTTTCTCAGACTCTGTCCATCGCGTGATGGAGCTGGAGTGGTCTGTGCCCCCTGTGCAACTGACTATTTCATTGAGTATTCACCCAGAGGACGCTAAGGCACTGTGGGACAGCATTCATGAAGATGAGGATGAAATCACCATTGATGAGGTGGAGCTATTCATGAGCTGCCTTCATACACATTTCTACAGGCACTTTGGGGTGCAGCTTGCAGCAACACAGCTGGTAAAGGTGTCAACGGCTGTAGCATCTGCTCACTGCGATGGTAAATTAAAG CTGTTCAACAGCAAGCATATAGACCATGTGCTGCCATTTCTAACTGAACTGGCTTTTCATCAAATACAATACCAACCACGTCTCTGCAAGATTCTGGATTAA